One stretch of Halobaculum marinum DNA includes these proteins:
- the dph5 gene encoding diphthine synthase: MLTFIGLGLWDERSVTVEGREALRAADRVFAEFYTSRLVGTTVEALESHHGVDVEVRDRAGVEQDPAPILDAAEEGDVAFCTAGDTMISTTHVDLRVRAAERGIDTRVIHGVTAQSAASSLTGLQNYRFGKAVTLPFEYAHGADGTPQSVIDGIEANRERGLHTLVYLDIKVAGSSPAGPAEGEPDEYMTADHAAAALARDWDADAVGVAVARAGSPDPVVEADTLAALGERDFGDPLHMLVVPGELHHLEAEALAELAGCPESALPDFD, translated from the coding sequence ATGCTCACGTTCATCGGCCTCGGCCTGTGGGACGAGCGCTCGGTCACCGTCGAGGGCCGAGAGGCACTTCGGGCGGCCGACCGCGTCTTCGCGGAGTTCTACACCAGTCGCCTCGTCGGTACGACAGTCGAGGCGCTCGAATCCCACCACGGCGTCGACGTCGAGGTGCGCGACCGCGCGGGCGTCGAACAGGACCCCGCTCCGATCCTCGACGCCGCCGAGGAGGGAGACGTGGCCTTTTGCACCGCTGGCGACACGATGATCTCGACCACCCACGTCGACCTCCGGGTGCGCGCGGCCGAGCGCGGCATCGACACCCGCGTCATCCACGGCGTCACCGCCCAGTCGGCGGCCTCCTCGTTGACGGGGCTGCAGAACTACCGCTTCGGCAAGGCGGTCACGCTCCCGTTCGAGTACGCTCACGGCGCCGACGGCACGCCGCAGTCGGTGATCGACGGGATCGAGGCGAACCGCGAGCGCGGTCTCCACACGCTCGTGTACCTCGACATCAAGGTCGCCGGCTCCTCGCCCGCCGGCCCCGCCGAGGGGGAACCCGACGAGTACATGACCGCCGACCACGCCGCCGCGGCGCTGGCGCGCGACTGGGACGCCGACGCCGTCGGGGTCGCGGTCGCCCGCGCGGGCAGTCCCGACCCGGTCGTCGAGGCCGACACGCTCGCGGCGCTTGGCGAACGCGACTTCGGCGACCCGCTCCACATGCTCGTGGTCCCCGGGGAGTTGCACCACCTCGAAGCCGAGGCGCTGGCCGAGTTGGCGGGCTGTCCAGAGTCCGCGTTACCGGACTTCGACTGA
- a CDS encoding BGTF surface domain-containing protein: MADDGNNDTTFTDGGLVFQGQTASYDAANADTSGNTYSDGGYFLYERVDSSTGSPVRSLNANNGWVNASTSGLETGTTYFISNDGSNPGSADITFTVRNMAFDASFDSDSVDNAGTTGVDFTVESSNRQETFDVYVTSDDLSDDELVDIFDDNFDGTDVDVDGDDETDDDDGIQITVDNGEETSEANFSDIDGGSYNFTLDVTDTTAESSASIDVNDIGAGEAEFGNPNVEVPQGDVAEINISLSGAAAGGSGTLVIGTLDDDGYQANISFTDTDDDGEVTVEFNTYTAGSDSLGTVVSAAGEDDVTFDSTDNQTDVTAMLAQGEYTISVSTSSSVSTTTESPQDLGTLFIAERSTDSMQLWTAPGAAELDADEEDGVEESDIASLIEDGLVTQDDTITSGDYVIHQVTATGLTGVVDSEGSLTNALQSGALEVTVEQTNPVQNRDPKVINVTDSGSAVTLVEGDGAYYIAVDTGDSALNVSRNGNQVDLADGDEFEATFTVADDRLLGSSEEDDEQSVNATFEVESEDITLDNDPVQVEAAADQMITGEANSAPGTELTVRVRSTGETQPRFFNTQTVTVQADGTYNASFDFSDQAEGDEFSVTVRKGGTQVASADGEVVGAAATTEAATTEAATTEASTTEATTTEAQTTEAQTTEAQTSEPPATTAEPTSTSTPGFGAVLAVIALIGAALLAVRRDN, translated from the coding sequence GTGGCGGACGACGGTAACAACGACACCACCTTCACGGACGGTGGCCTGGTCTTCCAGGGTCAGACTGCGTCCTACGACGCTGCCAATGCGGACACCAGCGGTAACACCTACAGCGACGGCGGGTACTTCCTGTACGAGCGTGTCGACAGTTCGACGGGCTCGCCCGTTCGCTCGCTGAACGCCAACAACGGCTGGGTCAACGCCAGCACGTCGGGCCTCGAGACGGGTACGACCTACTTCATCTCGAACGACGGTTCGAACCCGGGCAGCGCGGACATCACGTTCACCGTCCGCAACATGGCCTTCGACGCGTCGTTCGACAGTGACTCCGTCGACAACGCCGGTACGACCGGTGTCGACTTCACCGTCGAGTCGAGCAACCGTCAGGAGACGTTCGACGTGTACGTCACCTCTGACGACCTCTCGGACGACGAACTCGTCGACATCTTCGACGACAACTTCGACGGCACGGACGTCGACGTTGACGGCGACGACGAGACGGACGACGACGACGGTATCCAGATCACCGTCGACAACGGTGAGGAGACGTCCGAGGCGAACTTCTCGGACATCGACGGCGGTAGCTACAACTTCACGCTCGACGTCACGGACACGACGGCAGAGTCCAGCGCGAGCATCGATGTCAACGACATCGGCGCCGGCGAGGCCGAGTTCGGTAACCCGAACGTCGAGGTCCCGCAGGGCGACGTCGCTGAGATCAACATCTCGCTGAGCGGTGCCGCGGCCGGCGGCAGCGGTACGCTCGTCATCGGTACCCTCGACGACGACGGGTACCAGGCGAACATCTCGTTCACCGACACCGACGATGACGGCGAAGTCACCGTCGAGTTCAACACCTACACGGCTGGGAGCGACTCCCTCGGTACGGTCGTTTCCGCCGCTGGTGAGGACGACGTCACCTTCGACAGCACGGACAACCAGACTGACGTGACCGCGATGCTCGCGCAGGGCGAGTACACGATCTCCGTCAGTACGTCCAGCTCTGTCTCCACGACGACCGAATCGCCGCAGGACCTCGGCACGCTGTTCATCGCCGAGCGCTCCACGGACAGCATGCAGCTCTGGACCGCGCCCGGCGCGGCCGAGCTGGACGCTGACGAGGAAGACGGTGTCGAGGAGTCCGACATCGCCTCGCTCATCGAGGACGGCCTCGTGACGCAGGACGACACCATCACCTCGGGTGACTACGTCATCCACCAGGTCACCGCGACCGGCCTGACGGGTGTCGTCGACTCCGAGGGTAGCCTCACCAACGCGCTCCAGAGCGGTGCGCTCGAGGTTACCGTCGAGCAGACGAATCCGGTCCAGAACCGCGACCCCAAGGTCATCAACGTGACCGACTCGGGTAGCGCTGTCACCCTCGTCGAGGGCGACGGTGCCTACTACATCGCGGTCGACACCGGCGACAGCGCGCTCAACGTCTCGCGCAACGGCAACCAGGTCGACCTGGCTGACGGTGACGAGTTCGAGGCGACCTTCACGGTCGCCGACGACCGTCTGCTCGGCTCCTCCGAGGAGGATGACGAGCAGTCCGTCAACGCGACCTTCGAGGTCGAGTCCGAGGACATCACCCTCGACAACGACCCGGTTCAGGTCGAGGCCGCTGCCGACCAGATGATCACCGGCGAGGCTAACTCTGCGCCCGGTACCGAGCTGACGGTCCGCGTCCGCTCCACGGGCGAGACCCAGCCGCGGTTCTTCAACACGCAGACGGTGACCGTCCAGGCTGACGGCACCTACAACGCTTCGTTCGACTTCTCGGATCAGGCCGAGGGCGACGAGTTCTCGGTGACCGTCCGCAAGGGTGGCACGCAGGTCGCCTCCGCTGACGGCGAGGTCGTCGGCGCTGCCGCTACGACGGAGGCCGCCACGACGGAGGCCGCCACGACGGAGGCTTCCACGACGGAGGCCACCACGACTGAGGCTCAGACGACTGAGGCTCAGACGACTGAGGCCCAGACGTCCGAGCCGCCGGCCACCACGGCCGAGCCGACCTCGACGTCGACGCCCGGCTTCGGCGCTGTCCTCGCAGTCATCGCCCTCATCGGCGCTGCGCTGCTGGCAGTCCGCCGCGACAACTAA
- a CDS encoding VOC family protein — translation MAYTLDHVMMRIEDEEESLDWYTEHLDYEIKGEMDGGDFTNYFLGPEDMHEDGAILELTYNHGDHEYEMGDAWGHIAVRVEDVEEAYYELMDEGVEDYRPPEENPGYAFVKDPDGHEIEIVERDHGARWSIDHTMIRVEDATEALGYWTRTFEYEHTGRWEADSFANYFMKPEGAADEEMAVELTYNYDGRTYDMGDAWGHLCVRVDDLDDAWDDMLTRESADYRDPESCDHHYAFTKDPDGHEIELIER, via the coding sequence ATGGCGTACACGCTCGACCACGTGATGATGCGGATCGAGGACGAGGAGGAGTCGCTCGACTGGTACACCGAGCATCTCGACTACGAGATCAAAGGCGAGATGGACGGCGGCGACTTCACGAACTACTTCCTCGGCCCGGAGGACATGCACGAGGACGGCGCCATCCTCGAACTCACCTACAACCACGGCGATCACGAGTACGAGATGGGCGACGCGTGGGGCCACATCGCCGTCCGCGTCGAGGACGTCGAAGAAGCCTACTACGAACTGATGGACGAGGGCGTCGAGGACTACCGCCCGCCCGAGGAGAACCCCGGCTACGCGTTCGTCAAGGACCCCGACGGCCACGAGATCGAGATCGTCGAGCGCGACCACGGCGCGCGCTGGTCCATCGACCACACGATGATCCGCGTCGAGGACGCCACCGAGGCGCTCGGCTACTGGACGCGCACCTTCGAGTACGAGCACACCGGCCGGTGGGAGGCCGACTCCTTCGCGAACTACTTCATGAAGCCCGAGGGCGCCGCCGACGAGGAGATGGCGGTCGAACTCACGTACAACTACGACGGGCGGACCTACGACATGGGCGACGCGTGGGGACACCTCTGTGTGCGCGTGGACGACCTCGACGACGCGTGGGACGATATGCTGACCCGCGAGTCCGCGGACTACCGCGACCCCGAGTCGTGCGACCACCACTACGCGTTCACGAAGGACCCCGACGGTCACGAGATCGAACTGATCGAGCGGTAA
- the artA gene encoding archaeosortase A, with product MASPFTDLLGWVVIATFLSSAAVDALRRGRAGTGPLAPLRRRLDGLAVAPERALATGGWGLFAVFWLLLFPHFAFTQQSYVEGILSLAAVPACLYAGWLLWNGRDSLHVLSRAVAAMGVVYFPFETVEPLKHGLIMIVTEQTGWLMAQFGYQPERVAGPILGYDNAYLFTTPEGHGLLFEIVLACTGLGSMAIFVGLIAAVRAPLGRKLRALAVSIPIIWLLNVLRTTFIGITFGNQYLQVFVDEVLLLFGSSDPYMVSFFLSDRVISQVLAVVALVGITYLVVRQLPELVTVIEDVLYMITKEEHDLLSALDLPRDPVETDGGRRPGDETSR from the coding sequence ATGGCGAGTCCCTTCACCGACCTGCTCGGGTGGGTGGTGATCGCGACGTTCCTCTCGTCGGCCGCCGTCGACGCCCTCCGTCGCGGCCGCGCGGGAACCGGCCCGCTGGCGCCGCTTCGTCGCCGCCTCGACGGCCTCGCGGTCGCCCCCGAGCGCGCGCTCGCGACCGGCGGGTGGGGCCTGTTCGCGGTGTTCTGGCTCCTCCTGTTCCCGCACTTCGCGTTCACCCAACAGAGCTACGTCGAGGGCATCCTCTCGCTGGCCGCGGTACCGGCGTGTTTGTACGCCGGCTGGCTCCTGTGGAACGGCCGCGACTCGCTGCACGTCCTCTCGCGAGCGGTGGCGGCGATGGGCGTCGTCTACTTCCCGTTCGAGACGGTCGAGCCGCTCAAGCACGGCCTCATCATGATCGTCACCGAGCAGACCGGCTGGCTCATGGCGCAGTTCGGGTATCAGCCGGAGCGCGTCGCCGGTCCGATCCTCGGCTACGACAACGCGTACTTGTTCACGACGCCGGAGGGGCACGGCCTCCTGTTCGAAATCGTCCTCGCGTGCACCGGCCTCGGGAGCATGGCCATCTTCGTCGGCCTCATCGCCGCCGTCCGGGCGCCGCTGGGGCGCAAACTCCGCGCGCTCGCGGTGTCTATCCCGATCATCTGGCTGTTGAACGTCCTGCGCACGACGTTCATCGGCATCACCTTCGGCAACCAGTACCTCCAGGTGTTCGTCGACGAGGTGCTGCTGCTGTTCGGCTCCTCGGACCCGTACATGGTGTCGTTTTTCCTCTCCGACCGCGTCATCTCGCAGGTGCTCGCGGTCGTCGCGCTCGTCGGCATCACCTACCTCGTGGTCCGGCAACTCCCCGAACTCGTCACCGTGATCGAGGACGTGCTCTACATGATCACCAAGGAGGAGCACGACCTGCTGTCGGCGCTCGACCTCCCGCGCGACCCGGTCGAGACCGACGGTGGCCGTCGACCGGGCGACGAGACGAGTCGCTGA